From the Anguilla anguilla isolate fAngAng1 chromosome 8, fAngAng1.pri, whole genome shotgun sequence genome, one window contains:
- the LOC118234061 gene encoding galactose-binding lectin l-1-like isoform X1 — protein MILWCLMRMSRSWKKFEKEWRIYCNAGLADKTKKIQAYTLLNLAGLDAVKKSEAFFGADENQEDPENSGVNNISFMPGMKLWVKGAFHFNPQRFSINVGQDEQNIALHCDVRFGYGSSRPVIVMNSRENNEFGEEVRERNFPFQPEQEFEVTIAITDNTFHIILPGNQVLVFPDRLPGQSRNKIWVEGDATIHGISLR, from the exons ATGATCCTATGGTGTTTGATGAGAATGTCGCGAAGTTGGAAGAAGTTCGAAAAGGAATGGCGGATATACTGCAACGCAGGTTTAGCggacaaaacaaagaaaatccaagcGTACACTCTGCTAAATCTGGCTGGACTTGATGCGGTTAAAAAGTCAGAGGCTTTTTTTGGGGCGGATGAGAACCAGGAAGACCCAGAG AATTCAGGGGTGAACAACATATCCTTCATGCCAGGAATGAAACTGTGGGTCAAAGGTGCCTTTCATTTCAATCCACAAAG attCTCCATCAATGTGGGCCAAGACGAACAAAACATTGCGCTGCACTGTGACGTGCGCTTCGGATATGGCTCTTCCCGCCCTGTCATTGTCATGAACTCCCGGGAAAATAACGAGTTTGGTgaagaagtgagagagagaaacttccCTTTCCAGCCGGAGCAGGAGTTTGAG GTGACCATTGCCATCACCgacaacacatttcacattataCTACCCGGTAACCAAGTTTTGGTGTTTCCCGACCGTCTGCCTGGCCAATCACGTAATAAAATTTGGGTTGAAGGAGATGCCACAATCCATGGAATAAGTTTAAGATAA
- the LOC118234061 gene encoding galactose-binding lectin l-1-like isoform X2: MSAIGRYRFLHMPYGISAGSEVFQRTTEQLFAGQPCEILVDDILVWGRNREEHDKRLKQNSGVNNISFMPGMKLWVKGAFHFNPQRFSINVGQDEQNIALHCDVRFGYGSSRPVIVMNSRENNEFGEEVRERNFPFQPEQEFEVTIAITDNTFHIILPGNQVLVFPDRLPGQSRNKIWVEGDATIHGISLR, encoded by the exons ATGTCTGCAATAGGACGGTACAGGTTCCTCCATATGCCGTACGGCATTTCAGCTGGCAGCGAAGTGTTCCAGAGGACAACGGAGCAGCTGTTTGCTGGGCAGCCATGCGAAATCCTGGTTGATGATATCCTGGTGTGGGGCCGCAATAGGGAGGAGCATGACAAGCGGTTGAAGCAG AATTCAGGGGTGAACAACATATCCTTCATGCCAGGAATGAAACTGTGGGTCAAAGGTGCCTTTCATTTCAATCCACAAAG attCTCCATCAATGTGGGCCAAGACGAACAAAACATTGCGCTGCACTGTGACGTGCGCTTCGGATATGGCTCTTCCCGCCCTGTCATTGTCATGAACTCCCGGGAAAATAACGAGTTTGGTgaagaagtgagagagagaaacttccCTTTCCAGCCGGAGCAGGAGTTTGAG GTGACCATTGCCATCACCgacaacacatttcacattataCTACCCGGTAACCAAGTTTTGGTGTTTCCCGACCGTCTGCCTGGCCAATCACGTAATAAAATTTGGGTTGAAGGAGATGCCACAATCCATGGAATAAGTTTAAGATAA
- the LOC118234061 gene encoding galactose-binding lectin l-1-like isoform X3, producing the protein MPYGISAGSEVFQRTTEQLFAGQPCEILVDDILVWGRNREEHDKRLKQNSGVNNISFMPGMKLWVKGAFHFNPQRFSINVGQDEQNIALHCDVRFGYGSSRPVIVMNSRENNEFGEEVRERNFPFQPEQEFEVTIAITDNTFHIILPGNQVLVFPDRLPGQSRNKIWVEGDATIHGISLR; encoded by the exons ATGCCGTACGGCATTTCAGCTGGCAGCGAAGTGTTCCAGAGGACAACGGAGCAGCTGTTTGCTGGGCAGCCATGCGAAATCCTGGTTGATGATATCCTGGTGTGGGGCCGCAATAGGGAGGAGCATGACAAGCGGTTGAAGCAG AATTCAGGGGTGAACAACATATCCTTCATGCCAGGAATGAAACTGTGGGTCAAAGGTGCCTTTCATTTCAATCCACAAAG attCTCCATCAATGTGGGCCAAGACGAACAAAACATTGCGCTGCACTGTGACGTGCGCTTCGGATATGGCTCTTCCCGCCCTGTCATTGTCATGAACTCCCGGGAAAATAACGAGTTTGGTgaagaagtgagagagagaaacttccCTTTCCAGCCGGAGCAGGAGTTTGAG GTGACCATTGCCATCACCgacaacacatttcacattataCTACCCGGTAACCAAGTTTTGGTGTTTCCCGACCGTCTGCCTGGCCAATCACGTAATAAAATTTGGGTTGAAGGAGATGCCACAATCCATGGAATAAGTTTAAGATAA
- the LOC118234061 gene encoding galactose-binding lectin l-1-like isoform X4, whose translation MTNSGVNNISFMPGMKLWVKGAFHFNPQRFSINVGQDEQNIALHCDVRFGYGSSRPVIVMNSRENNEFGEEVRERNFPFQPEQEFEVTIAITDNTFHIILPGNQVLVFPDRLPGQSRNKIWVEGDATIHGISLR comes from the exons ATGACC AATTCAGGGGTGAACAACATATCCTTCATGCCAGGAATGAAACTGTGGGTCAAAGGTGCCTTTCATTTCAATCCACAAAG attCTCCATCAATGTGGGCCAAGACGAACAAAACATTGCGCTGCACTGTGACGTGCGCTTCGGATATGGCTCTTCCCGCCCTGTCATTGTCATGAACTCCCGGGAAAATAACGAGTTTGGTgaagaagtgagagagagaaacttccCTTTCCAGCCGGAGCAGGAGTTTGAG GTGACCATTGCCATCACCgacaacacatttcacattataCTACCCGGTAACCAAGTTTTGGTGTTTCCCGACCGTCTGCCTGGCCAATCACGTAATAAAATTTGGGTTGAAGGAGATGCCACAATCCATGGAATAAGTTTAAGATAA